A genomic stretch from Scheffersomyces stipitis CBS 6054 chromosome 6, complete sequence includes:
- the GPD1 gene encoding glycerol-3-phosphate dehydrogenase (go_function oxidoreductase activity, acting on CH-OH group of donors~go_process carbohydrate metabolism), which produces MTATTIPYNIPSRFRIAIIGSGNWGTAVAKIVSENTAEKSDIFEPIVKMWVFEEDVQGRKLTEIINNDHENVRYLPGVQLPENLVAVPDIVDTVKDADLLIFNVPHQFLGRICKQLIGKVSPSVRAISCLKGLEVNSDGCKLLSQVVTDTLGIYCGVLSGANIANEVARQRWSETSIAYTAPKDFRGPGLDIDDFVLKQAFHRPYFHVRVIEDVIGASIAGALKNVVAIAVGLVEGAGWGDNAKAAIMRIGIKETIRFASYYKKFGIRGAAPEPTTFTEESAGVADLITTCSGGRNVKVARYMVENGVDAWEAEKILLNGQSSQGILTAKEVHELLENFDLKEEFPLFEATYAVIYQNHSVDDFPALLEC; this is translated from the coding sequence ATGACCGCTACTACTATTCCTTACAACATCCCTTCGCGTTTCAGAATTGCAATTATCGGCTCCGGGAACTGGGGTACGGCCGTCGCCAAAATCGTATCTGAAAACacagctgaaaaatcgGATATCTTCGAGCCCATCGTTAAGATGTGGgtttttgaagaagatgtccAGGGAAGAAAATTGACGGAAATCATAAACAATGACCACGAAAATGTCCGTTATTTGCCAGGAGTGCAATTGCCAGAAAACTTGGTAGCCGTCCCAGACATCGTCGACACAGTTAAAGATGCTGATTTGCTCATTTTCAACGTTCCACACCAGTTTTTGGGCAGAATCTGCAAGCAATTGATCGGCAAAGTTTCTCCATCTGTGAGAGCTATCTCGTGTTTGAAAGGTTTGGAAGTCAATTCCGACGGCTGCAAATTGTTGTCTCAAGTAGTCACAGACACTTTGGGAATCTACTGTGGTGTCTTGTCTGGAGCCAACATCGCCAATGAAGTTGCTAGACAAAGATGGTCCGAAACCTCAATCGCATATACAGCTCCAAAGGACTTCCGTGGTCCTGGACTCGACATTGACGATTTCGTCTTGAAACAAGCTTTCCACAGACCTTACTTCCACGTTAGAgttattgaagatgtcatTGGTGCTTCTATAGCTGGTGCTCTCAAGAATGTCGTGGCCATTGCAGTGGGTCTCGTAGAAGGCGCTGGATGGGGTGACAATGCCAAGGCTGCTATCATGAGAATTGGTATCAAGGAAACTATCCGGTTTGCTTCTTactacaagaagtttggCATCAGAGGCGCAGCTCCAGAGCCCACTACATttacagaagaaagtgcCGGTGTGGCCGATCTTATCACTACATGTTCCGGGGGTAGAAACGTCAAGGTCGCCAGATACATGGTCGAAAATGGTGTCGATGCCTGGGAAGCTGAAAAGATATTGTTGAACGGGCAGAGTTCACAAGGTATCTTGACTGCAAAGGAAGTGCACGAGCTCTTGGAGAACTTTGACTTGAAGGAGGAATTCCCCTTGTTCGAAGCAACTTATGCGGTAATTTACCAAAACCATTCTGTGGACGACTTCCCAGCATTGTTGGAGTGTTAA
- a CDS encoding predicted protein, which translates to VLIFHQYFIHLLYQLADTWHTFKYGQLLLFTLVFLVGFPPLIGFTALSTLTGMVYGFPRGWPLLASASISGSVVSFVVNRYWLHGYAVRLVNHNETFRAFAEILKEENSLFLLVLLRLCPLPYSLSNGALAAIPELSLVTYTLASLVTSPKLFIHLFVGHKLKNLSDDKSSTASKVVDVISIAITGLALAAASFIIYNRMQEKLQSYRNNSNNTFSNENYDRMIFGNFEDDLELASNDVELNSADFDADNFIIEDDDELLDDHQ; encoded by the coding sequence GTGTTGATTTTTCACCAGTACTTCATCCATTTACTCTACCAGCTTGCGGATACCTGGCACACATTTAAGTatggccaacttcttcttttcacaCTTGTGTTTTTGGTAGGGTTCCCACCATTGATAGGCTTTACTGCCTTGTCCACGCTTACTGGAATGGTGTATGGCTTTCCAAGAGGCTGGCCATTGTTGGCCCTGGCATCGATTAGCGGTTCCGTGGTGTCGTTTGTAGTCAATCGTTATTGGCTCCATGGCTACGCTGTTCGTTTAGTCAATCATAACGAGACATTCCGGGCTTTTGCGGAGATTCTCAAGGAGGAGAACtctctcttcttgcttGTGTTGTTACGTTTGTGTCCATTGCCGTACTCGTTGTCTAACGGAGCTCTTGCAGCTATTCCGGAGCTCTCACTTGTCACATACACTCTTGCTTCCCTTGTGACTTCTCCCAAGCTCTTCATTCACCTCTTTGTAGGTCACAAgctcaagaacttgagtGACGACAAGTCCAGTACCGCTTCAAAGGTAGTTGATGTTATTTCCATCGCTATCACGGGATTGGCCCTCGCTGCTGCTTCCTTCATTATCTACAATAGAATGCAAGAAAAACTCCAGTCTTATagaaacaacagcaacaatacCTTCAGCAACGAGAACTATGACAGAATGATCTTCGGcaactttgaagatgacttGGAGCTTGCAAGCAATGACGTCGAGTTGAACTCGGCAGACTTCGATGctgacaacttcatcattgaagacgacgacgaatTGCTAGACGATCACCAA
- the GAL4 gene encoding lactose regulatory protein (lactose regulatory protein (LAC9)~go_component nucleus~go_function transcription factor activity; zinc ion binding~go_process regulation of transcription, DNA-dependent) → IEQACDSCRKRKLKCSKDFPRCTKCIQHNWCCSYSPRTVRSPLTRAHLTEVENK, encoded by the coding sequence ATCGAACAAGCTTGCGACTCTTGCCGCAAACGCAAATTGAAATGCTCCAAAGACTTTCCCCGCTGTACCAAGTGTATCCAACACAATTGGTGTTGCTCCTATAGTCCACGGACTGTGAGATCGCCGCTTACAAGGGCCCATTTGACGGAGGTAGAAAATAAG
- a CDS encoding predicted protein, producing MNSFPEHIRMDHPARPLDSAFPPFKAEHRYKGVYERAGFDVYKPPKSANDTGSVHSGRSRRKNSDRTTTPPKSSSTSPTSAKSSPMISSYSKNASTSSMATPASTAGDLTFKNPYRVPTSAKSTTFVDKNAPYPVSPPTRPYSESHNLEHSNNYTYLSKTEHHDSTSSIAQEMANSTTIDERQEFVIHQNVAPEEEFDFRPSPRSYGLDNANKNYKNLKLDLDHRSETNPDIDDIDNLSESENDLADSMSRKENSFEDTRETTMDDYNTTSGSEVGSGSALGSLHSNNNSIDKQIPSAFDENADIPQTLTGLQIHSSSPDEEQFCVSQQNDPVPHSAPAMDQYEMTGHREFPEQHYTAGYAQPFQQRPPIPPQHRVHHNHAAVPQQPMYYSNHQPRSPIMQQFPQQQPMSGQRHDLRYDPRGNRSRGHIQTAKQSPNLDHAHQAVPKIKIQTSTEVDAEQKYAADRLSSALDDFKKDVESHKNYTPRTSSVPSISTPPALPMSSPSEIGLARFRTTIGSDMFIPPQIKEECPYPESPEFEEVALANANVNTNDDFNSFLNTATENNDRGNRRSALSMVSSIISKETMYIEEEDEVEKELQRQLNNLKVNGSLKTPSENGDNAETFSQNETEEPLVAPDGQIVHQPVYVSPAMPSFEITAPDQIQNSDISTEESIQYAKSDITQDKTEDFEYSSTDVTFESVKPLSVHHANNPAVLSAPSSPVKQPTKKGVTFGDDVPSMIPSFEVEDVDEEDVSQEISEEEVVMPLVPKNHKVEEELQHLNFKIPETQQSPSVFMTQTQEPIDNDEIAAAIGVVEEKSTIQHAPGEGPCRTCHQVIVSNAKGSQKSIHSKTGELSGQWHRSCFSCFQDGCDIQFNKNVPCYAFDDKPYCFTHYHQLNNSVCTYCNLGIEGECIENELEQKWHLECLTCQHCNKGIRSDYYLINGSIFCEEDATRIMNGEGLYDADGNLKKSGLSKEDRIERRRTRLFFVD from the coding sequence ATGAACTCATTCCCAGAGCATATTCGAATGGACCACCCAGCCAGACCCTTAGACTCGGCCTTCCCTCCGTTCAAAGCTGAACACAGATACAAAGGTGTCTACGAGCGAGCAGGCTTCGACGTGTATAAACCTCCCAAGTCTGCCAACGATACTGGTTCCGTACACTCGGGCCGATCACGTAGAAAGAACAGCGATAGAACGACTACTCCTCCTAAGTCGTCTTCCACGTCTCCTACATCTGCGAAATCATCTCCAATGATCTCGTCTTACTCAAAAAACgcatcaacttcatcaatgGCTACTCCAGCATCCACAGCTGGGGATTTGACATTCAAGAATCCCTACAGAGTACCCACCAGTGCCAAAAGCACGACTTTCGTTGATAAAAACGCTCCGTACCCAGTGTCCCCACCCACCAGACCGTACTCAGAATCACATAACTTGGAGCATTCTAATAACTACACCTATTTGAGCAAAACGGAGCATCATGACTCTACCTCAAGCATAGCTCAGGAAATGGCAAATTCCACAACCATAGACGAACGGCAGGAGTTTGTAATTCACCAGAACGTAGCtcctgaagaagaatttgactTCAGACCTTCTCCTAGATCCTACGGTTTGGACAACGCCAACAAAAActacaagaatttgaagctCGATCTCGATCATCGCAGCGAAACGAACCCTGATATCGATGACATCGACAACTTGTCAGAGTCAGAAAATGATCTTGCTGATAGTATGTCTCGTAAGGAGAACTCGTTTGAAGACACCAGAGAAACCACAATGGACGACTACAACACCACATCAGGCTCAGAAGTAGGCTCAGGCTCTGCCCTAGGCTCCTTGCATCTGAACAATAACAGCATTGACAAACAGATTCCTTCGGCCTTTGATGAGAATGCTGACATTCCACAAACTTTGACAGGTTTACAGATTCACCTGTCAAGTCCAGACGAGGAACAATTCTGTGTGTCACAGCAGAACGATCCAGTTCCCCATAGTGCTCCAGCCATGGACCAGTACGAAATGACTGGCCACAGAGAGTTTCCAGAACAACACTATACTGCTGGGTATGCGCAGCCATTCCAACAACGACCACCCATTCCTCCTCAACATAGAGTCCACCACAACCATGCTGCAGTTCCTCAACAACCAATGTATTATTCAAACCACCAGCCAAGATCACCAATAATGCAACAGTTCCCTCAGCAACAGCCAATGTCCGGTCAACGTCATGATCTTCGTTATGACCCTCGTGGGAACCGAAGCAGGGGACACATTCAAACAGCAAAACAGAGCCCAAATCTTGATCACGCTCATCAGGCTGTTccaaaaatcaaaatccAGACGTCTACCGAAGTGGATGCGGAACAGAAGTATGCTGCGGATAGATTATCAAGTGCTCTTGACGATTTCAAGAAGGATGTAGAGAGCCACAAGAACTACACTCCTAGAACTTCATCTGTTCCTTCCATTAGCACCCCTCCTGCATTGCCCATGTCCTCGCCATCTGAGATTGGGCTTGCCAGATTCAGAACGACAATTGGCAGTGACATGTTCATACCTCCTCAAATAAAGGAGGAGTGTCCCTACCCTGAATCTCCTGAAttcgaagaagttgcatTGGCAAATGCAAACGTAAATACAAATGACGATTTTAACAGCTTCCTAAACACGGCCACGGAGAACAATGACCGTGGAAACAGGAGGAGTGCTCTATCAATGGTGAGTTCCATTATTTCAAAAGAGACTATgtacattgaagaagaggatgaagtagaaaaggAATTACAAAGACAACTTAATAACTTGAAGGTCAACGGGAGTTTGAAAACACCATCTGAAAATGGTGACAACGCTGAAACATTCTCTCAAAATGAGACCGAAGAGCCTCTTGTTGCTCCAGATGGACAGATTGTTCACCAACCTGTATATGTTAGTCCAGCCATGCCCAGCTTCGAGATCACTGCTCCAGACCAGATACAAAATCTGGACATTTCTACTGAGGAAAGCATCCAATATGCAAAAAGTGATATTACTCAAGATAAGACGGAAGACTTTGAATATCTGTCTACGGATGTGACGTTTGAATCTGTCAAGCCCTTATCGGTGCACCATGCAAACAACCCAGCTGTTCTCTCTGCCCCTTCTTCGCCAGTAAAGCAACCTACTAAGAAGGGTGTTACTTTCGGAGATGATGTACCTAGTATGATTCCAAGttttgaagtagaagatgttgatgaagaagatgtttcaCAAGAAAtctcagaagaagaggttgTCATGCCATTGGTACCCAAAAATCACAaggtggaagaagagttgcAACATCTTAATTTCAAGATTCCAGAAACACAACAATCTCCACTGGTCTTCATGACCCAGACACAAGAACCCATTGATAATGACGAAATAGCAGCTGCCATCGGAGTGGTAGAAGAGAAATCCACAATACAACATGCTCCTGGTGAGGGACCTTGTCGTACTTGTCACCAAGTAATCGTTAGCAATGCTAAAGGACTGCAAAAATCGATTCACTCTAAGACCGGAGAACTATCTGGACAATGGCACAGATCATGTTTTTCCTGTTTCCAGGACGGCTGTGATATCCAATTTAATAAGAACGTTCCATGCTATGCTTTTGACGACAAGCCTTACTGTTTCACTCATTACCACCAGTTGAACAACTCCGTTTGTACCTATTGTAACTTAGGAATTGAAGGTGAGTGTATTGAAAACGAATTGGAGCAGAAATGGCACTTGGAATGTTTGACTTGTCAACATTGCAACAAGGGCATCAGATCAGACTATTATTTGATAAATGGGTCTATTTTCTGTGAAGAAGATGCCACTAGAATCATGAATGGTGAAGGTTTATATGATGCTGACGGAAACCTCAAAAAGAGTGGGTTGtccaaagaagatagaatcgaaagaagaagaactagATTATTCTTTGTCGATTAG
- a CDS encoding predicted protein, with translation MKIVERALLLSFIARRRFTIWTNSVLRIGAKTESILKQQCQFEDHQIANIDLLDFSLDVDPLASISTELMERIINVEKDGSRTFKNVIILRGMQRLSASSQKCLYEFISMIDQFDTNESQGNCTVKFNDYVIQKPELFVIIPILDDKLYHDKLLQYLKEKFWFCIHQKVNVDEEIAPNFQSCYEENVIFLRDQASKVHVAPDIKRYIYSLVVHSRNHRLTSLAPLQSRLSTRAIDEIRDLCVALVAVQNYNTDELFVTPDHVKVAMRKVGYWLCDWECNPLFTPPSKPQKHQGFDESVEYQKRMEIKMLTGDWYGSDYTYVERYIEKMRSVKDENSPTGYTNQVIEDVIAKVHPPI, from the exons ATGAAGATAGTAGAGAGAGCGCTCTTGCTTTCGTTCATAGCCCGAAGACGATTTACGATATGGACGAATTCAGTATTGCGAATTGGAGCCAAAACAGAATCCATCCTCAAACAGCAGTgtcaatttgaagatcaCCAGATAGCAAACATCGACTTGCTAGATTTCCTGTTGGATGTGGATCCACTTGCTTCTATAAGTACGGagttgatggaaagaaTAATTAATGTGGAAAAAGATGGTCTGCGTACGTTCAAGAACGTTATAATTCTCAGAGGTATGCAAAGACTTTCAGCTAGCAGCCAGAAATGCCTCTATGAGTTTATCAGCATGATTGACCAGTTTGACACTAACGAATCACAGGGCAATTGCACtgtcaagttcaacgaCTATGTTATTCAAAAGCCTGAGCTTTTTGTGATCATCCCTATCCTTGACGACAAGTTGTACCATGACAAGCTACTTCAGTATCTCAAGGAGAAATTCTGGTTCTGTATCCACCAGAAAGTAAACGTAGATGAAGAGATTGCTCCAAACTTCCAGAGTTG ctacgaagaaaatgttaTTTTCTTGCGGGATCAGGCTCTGAAAGTTCATGTAGCTCCGGATATCAAACGATATATCTATTCACTCGTAGTACATTCACGAAATCACAGATTGACATCGTTGGCACCCCTACAAAGTCGTTTACTGACTCGGGCTATCGATGAAATCCGTGACCTCTGTGTGGCTCTAGTAGCTGTTCAAAACTACAATACAGATGAGTTGTTTGTGACGCCAGATCACGTCAAAGTTGCTATGCGCAAAGTTGGATATTGGCTCTGTGATTGGGAGTGCAATCCTCTATTCACACCACCTTCAAAACCTCAGAAGCATCAGGGGTTCGATGAGAGCGTGGAATACCAAAAAAGAATGGAAATCAAAATGTTGACTGGAGACTGGTATGGAAGTGATTACACGTATGTAGAAAGGTATATTGAAAAGATGCGGTCTGTCAAGGATGAAAACTCTCCAACTGGGTATACGAACCAGGTGATAGAGGACGTGATAGCGAAGGTGCACCCACCAATTTAG
- the PLB6 gene encoding Lysophospholipase (lysophospholipase B~go_function phospholipase activity~go_process phospholipid catabolism), with product MSHSFILAFFVLIELTQAIISLNPYAPHIVRCPSGSLTRPASGTLCSQESNWVKNRQAVTKQKLANFLAGANLTDFDALSFLTNTSRSINIGLAFSGGGYRAMLAGAGQLSALDERTASSDSGLKGLLQASTYISGLSGGSWLVGSIASNDYVSVDDILAQGKLWDLEKSIFNNFGLDPISAAAYYASISAEVEAKQLAGYKVTVTDPWARALSYQLLSNSPENGAGLTWSSISSLSNLKNYQMPFPILVADGRAPGTQIIDANSTIFEFTPFEMGSWDPSLSQFVQTQYIGSYLNNGKSMTGTCVNGFDNAGFVMGTSSSLFNAFILQIDTVGLPSFLSSLIKLFLLPASIINVDIAYYAPNPFYSSGGSGLLGNLGNLVGSVVGRIIGSNTLYLVDGGEDGQNVPLEPLLQPQRQVDVIFAHDNGADIGGWPSGQSLVETYERQFSSQGGGVAFPYVPDSTTFRNLNLTAKPTFFGCDARNLNALSSNPLDIPLVIYIANRPFSYWSNTSTFRLTYAEDEKRGMIRNGFETETRFNGTIDPEWPACVGCAIIRREQERQGVEQTEQCKKCFAKYCWNGDYYSGPDIGDNFSNDGLTTSSEYYNANNVEGINNGGITLFKRDVEEQEEEE from the coding sequence ATGTCCCATTCATTTATACTTGCATTTTTTGTCTTGATAGAGCTTACCCAGGCTATAATCAGTCTCAACCCATATGCTCCCCACATTGTAAGATGTCCCTCTGGACTGTTGACCAGGCCAGCTTCGGGGACTTTGTGCTCTCAAGAGTCCAATTGGGTCAAGAATCGTCAAGCCGTAACCAAACAAAAGTTGGCAAACTTCCTTGCCGGGGCCAACTTAACTGACTTTGATGCTCTCAGCTTCTTGACCAATACCTCCAGATCTATTAATATTGGTTTGGCATTCAGTGGAGGTGGATATAGAGCAATGCTAGCTGGGGCTGGTCAATTGTCGGCCCTAGACGAAAGAACCGCTTCTTCCGACTCGGGTTTGAAAGGATTGTTGCAAGCTTCAACTTACATTTCCGGATTGTCTGGAGGGAGTTGGTTAGTGGGATCGATTGCTCTGAACGATTATGTTTCAGTGGATGATATACTTGCCCAAGGTAAACTCTGggacttggaaaagtccattttcaacaacttcgGATTAGATCCCAtctctgctgctgcttACTACGCCTCTATTAGTGCAGAAGTGGAAGCAAAGCAACTTGCTGGATACAAAGTGACAGTAACAGACCCATGGGCTAGAGCATTATCGTATCAACTTTTGTCTAACTCTCCTGAAAATGGTGCTGGATTGACCTGGTCTAGTATAAGCAGTTTGTCTAATTTAAAGAACTACCAAATGccatttccaattctcGTTGCTGATGGTAGAGCACCAGGTACTCAAATAATAGATGCCAACTCCACCATATTCGAATTCACACCTTTTGAAATGGGTTCTTGGGACCCAAGTCTTTCCCAATTTGTCCAGACCCAATATATTGGTTCCTACCTCAACAATGGAAAGTCTATGACTGGAACATGTGTCAACGGTTTTGATAATGCTGGTTTTGTCATGGGTACGTCATCGTCTTTATTTAACGCTTTCATATTGCAAATTGATACTGTGGGTTTGCCTTCTTTCCTTTCGtcattgatcaagttgttccTTCTTCCTGCTTCCATTATTAATGTTGATATTGCATACTATGCACCAAATCCATTTTATAGCAGTGGTGGTTCAGGATTGCTTGGAAATTTAGGAAATTTAGTAGGATCAGTTGTCGGAAGGATCATTGGCAGCAATACTCTCTACTTAGTCGATGGAGGTGAAGATGGTCAGAACGTTCCATTGGAACCTTTGCTTCAACCACAACGTCAAGTTGATGTGATTTTTGCTCATGATAATGGGGCAGATATTGGCGGCTGGCCCAGTGGACAATCTTTGGTTGAAACTTACGAAAGACAGTTTTCATCTCAGGGAGGCGGAGTGGCATTCCCATACGTTCCAGATTCTACTACCTTCCGtaacttgaacttgacagCTAAGCCAACTTTCTTTGGATGTGACGCCAGAAACCTCAACGCTTTATCTCTGAATCCCCTTGATATTCCTTTGGTTATCTATATTGCCAACAGGCCCTTCTCCTACTGGTCAAATACATCAACTTTCAGATTGACATACGCAGAAGACGAGAAGAGAGGCATGATCCGTAATGGGTTTGAAACCGAAACTCGTTTCAATGGAACCATCGATCCTGAATGGCCAGCATGCGTAGGCTGTGCCATCATTAGAAGGGAACAAGAAAGGCAGGGTGTTGAACAAACAGAACAGTGTAAGAAGTGTTTTGCTAAGTATTGTTGGAACGGAGACTACTATAGTGGTCCAGATATTGGTGATAACTTTTCCAATGACGGTTTGACTACTAGCTCCGAATACTACAATGCCAACAATGTCGAAGGAATCAACAACGGTGGAATCACCCTCTTTAAGAGAGACgtagaagaacaagaagaagaggaataG